Genomic segment of Arachis stenosperma cultivar V10309 chromosome 4, arast.V10309.gnm1.PFL2, whole genome shotgun sequence:
ATCGTGACACAGATTGGAGTAGGAGTAGCTGTTGCCGTCTTCGGTATCGTTTTTGCTTTTGGAGATTTTCTTCCTTCTGGAAGGTATGCATGTGTACACCTAATACCGGACAATATACATTAACTCCGCAAGTATAGCTCTTGGCCTCATACCATTTACttaattgttatttttcttttcacaCTGTATGGCTTTGGTTTGCCAATTGCTTGTTGAGCCATTCTATGATACAAATTATTCTTGTTCTAGTCTGCAATGATCCTAGATAAACAGCAAATCATGTGCAAAAATGGTTTCTTCCTTCTGtattacattttattttagtttcaacCCACTATAACTAAGGTGGTTTCTTACTTTTTGGTTGGAGTTGAGGTTCCTAGTCTATTTACATTAAATCCTGCATCagacttatatatatatatatatatatatataaccatGCTTGCTTGAGACTAATGATTATGAATGTTCACACTTATCTTCATCGTGTTCATTCGATTGCTAGTCCCAATGAAGACAGTGCCGTGGTGAGTAGTAAGCTGTCGGAAAAAGAGAAGGCTACTCTTCAGGTATCATTTCTACTTTTCTAGTCTGGCAATCAGTTGGCATTTGCTGAGTTTAGATTGTTATGTCTTTGTTTTCAATGTTATTCATAGCTGATGTGATCAGGCAAGATGAGGAAGAAATAGATACAACATAAATACATCAAAGAAAAGCAGGATAGCGCCTATTACCCATTTAGGAAAACATTATAGAATTTCTCCTAAGGTGGTTTGTCCATACGAGAGGACCAATATAAGCCCTAGTTAGATGATATGTGTCAGGTACCAGAGATCAAgggagtgaagaagaagagaattgAGTTTAGTTGCAGTGCAGAGAATTGTTCTGCAGTAATGATAATGCAGATTTTATGAACTAGAGAATTGTATAGTTGTATTACAAACTGAGTGTATTATTACAGTTAACAATAGCTAAGTGCTCTATATATAGAGAGGATGCTAACTAACTATAACAGAAAACAAACCAAGAGAGCCAATTGATAAATCAGATTGGTCTTGAAGTATTCTTGGTTTTCTTGAACACTAAGTTATTTCAGTAATCTTGCTCTTATACTCAACAATATGATTACATGGAAGATTGCTTAATGACTAATTAGAGTTAAGAGTATGACCAAGAAGAACTCTCCAAGTGAAACCATTCTGAGAATATAGATGTAGATTCACCTTGTGAAATTTGGTTTATGACTTAACATAATGTTGTTGGCTTGTTGCTGGATAAATTTGTAGCAAACCCCATTTGGAAAAGGCATTTGTGATTGTTCTGTGTGCATGACTGGATGCCTAAACTTGttgaattaatattttgttcacTATAATTCACGTGAAATGTACCTACTGAAAGCATATAGTTGTTCTTTCATAGGCATAGCTTTGGCATAAGTGGATATGTTTGATCAGTATCTTGTATCACAGTATTCATAGTGTGATTGGTAAATATATTACATCATGTTCCCCCTCGATCTCTTTGCCCGTCTTATATGTACTTCCTGATGTATGGCAGAGTAGACTTGAGGAGTTTGAAGCAACATTAAGGAACTCCCCAAGAGATGCAACTGCTCTTGAAGTAAGTCATAGGTGTTAGTTCTTTTCTCCCCATTTCTGTGTGTCTAGAtacattgaaaatatttttcaggGAGCTGCAGTAACTTTGGCAGAACTAGGGGAATATACAAGAGCTGCTTCTCTACTTGATGTTTTAACAAAGGTTGATAATGTTTTTACCATGGATATATTGTGAAACGTTGCAtatattttgttgttgtttgatcttcctttaattttgtaactgattcttttgttgggtcCCAATTAAGGAAAAACCAAATGATGCTGATGTTTTCCGTTTGCTTGGAGAAGTTAAGTATGAACTCAAAGATTATGAAGGGAGTATTGCTGCATATAAAAGTTCAGCAATGGTTAGTTAGTCTTTCAACATTTCAACTGCTCTTTGCTGGTGGATTCTTTTTGTGAACTAAATACTCACATCTTAATTTCTAGCAAGGTCACGAAGAGTCAAGTATTTTAAGGAAACCAATAATTTAGGTTAGAACTTGGGATAGATTATGATATCTGTATTTTCTATTCATATCTTCTGGATTTTTTCTTAAAGTATGCGCTCAATATTCAGTTCTTTACCAGTCATAATATTtccaattttttaataaatgtaATCTATCTGTTATGTCCACCTAGAAGTTGAAACTTTTGAGTATATCTGGCTTAAATTCCATTTGGAAGTATCTGTAAATAGCCTATTGTGAATGACAGGTGTCTAAGGATATCGAATTTGAAGTTCTGCGGGGCCTTACTAATTCATTACTTGCTGCCAAAAAGCCAGACGAGGTTTGTCATCATGATAAAGGATTCTTAGGATGTACGGGCTACTAAAATTAGTGACAACGTACTctcaattaaaatgaaaaacatAAAGACCTATCTTCAGATGTAGGGACCAAAAAACAAATTAATGGCATTTAGGGGCTAAACTGAaacctaaaaaataaaattatggaGGCCAAACTAATATGGCCACTCTGGTTCGTTAAGCTCTTATATTGTGCAGAAATATGGAGTTATTTTTTACACTGGTTTTAGTGGATGTGTCGACtagttgaataaaaaaaaaaagattatttttcCATCATTTCTCCAACAGGCTGTTCAATTTCTTCTTTCCTGTCGTGAGCGTCTGAGTTCTGTAAAGGAAAGCGCAAAATCTGATAGCAGCCCAACAAACACAGGGAAGCTGGATCCATTCCAAGTAAACTCTTATTCTCTAAAATAATTGATATATTATATTTCTGCTCTTTTTGCAAATTATTGAAATAGATAGACAAATTTTGAAGACCCATGGAACAGGTAGATAAAAATTGTATTGTTACATGAACCAGTACAGGTTTTTATCATAATGAAACTATACACCTTGATATTTTCACATTGTGATAATAATTTTAACAAGATGGGATGCTTTTAAATGATCTCCCACTTCcttgtaaaaattcaaaaaattgcATTTTCATAAAGCACAGCAGGAATGATTTTTATTGTATGTTGAAGTCCTTTATATAGCCAGATGGATGAATTTAATAAAATAGTGTCAATGGCAGCTACCAAATTGGTTAGCTTTCACCTAAGTCTTCTTGAAGAAGCAGTTGCATTCTTATAGTACATACTTAATGTTACTCATTTTTTCACACATTGAAAACATTCAATGCGTATATTTTGCATTGTTTTTCTTACATTTTGTCTCCCTATTTTCATATTATGAAATACTCAGGTTGAATTACTTCTTGGGAAAGCCTATTCCGATTGGGGCCATGTCAGTGATGCTGTAGCTGTTTATGATCAGCTCATATCAACATATCCTGATGATTTCCGTGGATACTTAGCTAAGGTCTGTAACTTCTCTCATTATTACTAAGCATGGAGCTTATGATCATTTCTGTTCGCGGTAAACCAAATTAACGAAATAACATAAGTTGAATTTTAGAATCTAATTTTTCATGTTGGCAGTATAAACGATAAAGTGCTGCACACTGTAAAACTAACAATATAACTCATTCACTATGCATGTGGCATTTGAGGAAGTTAGTAGTCATCGCATTTAAATACATGGATGGATAACTGAGTAAACACTTTTACATTAATATTGCATAAAATCAATCTATAATGAACATGTATATAATATTGGAATTTATCAGTGTACAGCTACAGTTTTCTGTTCCTTCTGGTTTCTTGGTTGCTTTGCCACCAGACTTCTTTCTTTTGGCTAGGCCATGGATTCATTGGCCTGCATGGCAACATTTTTTGAAAGATGTTTGTGCTTTTAGGAAGATCAAGCACCTCGTTTTGTAtttggtaaataaaaaagattatgTGCATGTACTTGCTAGGGGTGCTTTTGTAAACACCTAAGGAGGTGTTTTTCAAAGATAACTTGtgcttatcaaaattaaaaaaagtctaatataaccttatatattaataaatatccAAATTTACCCTTATATTTATGTCTATTAtgatctttttaaattttaaaagttgttTTATCAAAcatagttgttgttgttgttgttgtttgtgCTTATTGAAAGTTATTTTTAGTTTGATTTACCAAAAATAATTGTCACAACTTTTAGAAAACTCTCTTTCAAAAGTCAGCTTTGttaaactattttgaaaaaaaaatacaaacttTACCAAACTGACCGTTATAAATAAAGAGTACATCATACCTTTTGTGTTATGTTTCTTATATCaatctcttcctcttcctcaacCATTTTTCACCTGAATTTCGTTTGCCTTCTCAGCCATGCATTCAATTCAAATATGATATTGTACTTATGTAGGGAATCAtcctaaaagaaaacaaaaatattggaGATGCAGAGAGGATGTTCATACaggtatgtttgatttattaaaTTTGCATTACTGATGAGTAGTTGATAagatgttaaaaataaaatgcaaatacaTAGCCCTGCATATATGTGAGACCGATGATTTAAAAAAGGCTGTTTTGATTAATGTCGTTATACTGTTATGAACATATAGTGTTAACCCACATCTTATGTGCAGGCTCGGTTCTTTGCGTCAGATAAAGCTAAAGTTCTTGTGGACCGTTATGCAAGATAAAACTTGGCATTCGCCTTCAAATCTAAAGGTATGCTGTGTAGCTCAAAAGATAATATCATCGTAATCACAAAAGAATATATCTGCAGTAGAAATTGTGATCATTATTATGAAAGTACAGAAAATGCTAGGGGTTTGATGATGGTATTTCCTAATGCTAATGCAGCTTAGAAGTGCCTCTTTGGGAGTCATTCAAATAGAGTAGGCATTTTTAGCTCTTTATGAATATAAAAGATTGTTATGCTTCTTTCTGTGCGGAAACACCCAGCAGTCATGTGATGTGTGCTGCGAGGGAAAGGTTTTGGTAGAAAGTTTCAAGAAGTCCACCAAAGCTTCTCTTTGGACAATGCCATAATTGCTCCTTCTATTCGTCAAGTGGAGTTAGGGGGTGTGTGGGGTAACATATTACATTGAGGTCATATCTAGTTAAGGTTTTAACCGTGTAAATATGGTTTTACTCCTTATTATGGAAAGTaatcttttttttcctttgctttgattttggccttttctttttaactattattattactattagcTTTTTAGTCTTGCTTTTCAAATCTATTATGATGATATTTTACTTATTATTTCAATTAAATTGATAATTATATAGAGGAAATATCCAAACTTGTTTTTGACCAAAAACTCATAGGATAAATTTGTCTTTCAAGATTTGAGGGAAAAAACAACAAATTTGTCTTTTTACCAAACAAAATCTATACATATTACGAAAGAAAAATATGTCCTTTTGAAAAAATGGAGTGACGAAGTAAAGGCAAATTTGATGCTTTAAAATCTCGGCATCTTTTGTTGTAGATAATATGgagaatttaattttgagttCAACTAATGAGCCAATTTTTTTTGGCTAATATCAATTAACtcttt
This window contains:
- the LOC130976867 gene encoding uncharacterized protein LOC130976867 isoform X1, which codes for MSWRCAVQCAGNLNEVSALKLESRWLIMNMWTMSVRSSGLFWCQCHCHCRRIHCSDSKPSPRRGFGLGDNSRIKTNKGEAGTGKDRGLVSKQSSRGSTSRPPSTQAPAPQLDGKSRNNTLDLDFEERLQAVRRSALEQKKADDQKQFGPIDYDAPPPLSSDQKTIGLATKIGVGVAVAVFGIVFAFGDFLPSGSPNEDSAVVSSKLSEKEKATLQSRLEEFEATLRNSPRDATALEGAAVTLAELGEYTRAASLLDVLTKEKPNDADVFRLLGEVKYELKDYEGSIAAYKSSAMVSKDIEFEVLRGLTNSLLAAKKPDEAVQFLLSCRERLSSVKESAKSDSSPTNTGKLDPFQVELLLGKAYSDWGHVSDAVAVYDQLISTYPDDFRGYLAKGIILKENKNIGDAERMFIQARFFASDKAKVLVDRYAR
- the LOC130976867 gene encoding uncharacterized protein LOC130976867 isoform X2 encodes the protein MSWRCAVQCAGNLNEVSALKLESRWLIMNMWTMSVRSSGLFWCQCHCHCRRIHCSDSKPSPRRGFGLGDNSRIKTNKGEAGTGKDRGLVSKQRGSTSRPPSTQAPAPQLDGKSRNNTLDLDFEERLQAVRRSALEQKKADDQKQFGPIDYDAPPPLSSDQKTIGLATKIGVGVAVAVFGIVFAFGDFLPSGSPNEDSAVVSSKLSEKEKATLQSRLEEFEATLRNSPRDATALEGAAVTLAELGEYTRAASLLDVLTKEKPNDADVFRLLGEVKYELKDYEGSIAAYKSSAMVSKDIEFEVLRGLTNSLLAAKKPDEAVQFLLSCRERLSSVKESAKSDSSPTNTGKLDPFQVELLLGKAYSDWGHVSDAVAVYDQLISTYPDDFRGYLAKGIILKENKNIGDAERMFIQARFFASDKAKVLVDRYAR